In a single window of the Deinococcus malanensis genome:
- a CDS encoding bifunctional metallophosphatase/5'-nucleotidase, with translation MSMRYLKIATLSLMVTACATVSAPDPVTIQLLNISDWHAQLDPLTVGSGATQRTVGGAATLSAYFKQDRAANPNTLTLTGGDAYGGSPPLSSFFNEIPAIEAMNVMGFDADTFGNHNFDRGIQGLQPLIDRAKFQYVSANLQNLEANLNKVKRYQIFTVGGVKVAVIGITNPEAPTLVAPGALGTLKVTDPVAAATQARQMARAEGARVFVAITHLGVTGKDPATQAQTGPLIDFAKSVNGFDVIFGDHTNEQFSATINGALVVENLSKGATYSKVNVTVDRSTGQVTERTNTFVEPVTTGVTPDPAVEQVLAPYRAQLAQQLDRKIGVATDVFPRGSNIERLREVALGNLIADAFRDRYGTQLAVQNGGSIRSALPSSYTPQDKSLRRPTPGYQPGPPYDVVAGDVYSVLPFGNTVVTRTVTGAQLYAVLEHSVSSLPAANGRFLQVSGFSFTYDVSKPVGSRIVSVTLDSGAPIQKDATVYTLAVSDFINAGGDAYTMLADGQGTTREPDAQVVLEYIQKVGTITPSTGQRIRAVGGS, from the coding sequence ATGTCCATGCGTTACCTGAAAATTGCCACCCTGAGCCTTATGGTCACCGCCTGTGCCACTGTTTCGGCACCCGACCCGGTGACCATCCAGTTGCTGAACATCTCCGACTGGCATGCGCAGCTTGACCCGCTGACCGTGGGCAGCGGAGCCACACAACGCACCGTCGGTGGTGCAGCCACCCTGAGTGCTTATTTCAAACAGGACCGGGCAGCCAATCCCAATACCCTGACTCTGACCGGTGGAGACGCATACGGCGGTTCGCCGCCTCTGTCGAGCTTCTTCAATGAGATTCCGGCCATTGAGGCGATGAACGTCATGGGCTTTGATGCCGATACGTTCGGGAACCATAATTTTGACCGTGGGATTCAGGGCCTGCAGCCTCTGATTGACCGGGCGAAATTCCAGTACGTGTCGGCCAACCTGCAGAACCTTGAGGCGAACCTGAACAAGGTCAAGCGGTATCAGATCTTCACGGTTGGCGGCGTCAAGGTGGCCGTGATCGGGATCACCAACCCGGAAGCGCCCACGCTGGTTGCTCCGGGAGCGCTCGGAACACTCAAAGTGACGGACCCGGTGGCCGCGGCGACCCAGGCCCGTCAAATGGCCCGGGCAGAGGGTGCACGCGTCTTTGTGGCAATTACCCACCTGGGCGTGACGGGCAAGGACCCGGCCACACAGGCGCAGACCGGCCCGCTGATTGATTTTGCCAAGAGCGTGAACGGCTTTGACGTGATTTTCGGCGACCACACCAACGAGCAGTTCAGCGCCACCATCAACGGCGCCCTGGTCGTGGAGAACCTCAGCAAGGGCGCGACCTACTCCAAGGTGAACGTTACGGTGGACCGCTCCACCGGGCAGGTCACCGAACGCACCAACACCTTCGTGGAACCCGTCACTACAGGCGTGACGCCCGATCCGGCCGTCGAGCAGGTGCTCGCTCCCTACCGGGCACAACTTGCCCAGCAGCTTGACCGCAAGATCGGGGTGGCCACCGACGTGTTCCCGCGCGGCAGCAACATCGAACGCCTCCGGGAGGTCGCGCTTGGAAACCTGATCGCGGACGCATTCCGGGACCGGTACGGCACCCAGCTGGCGGTCCAGAACGGCGGCAGTATTCGCAGCGCCCTGCCGTCGAGCTACACGCCGCAGGACAAGTCCCTGCGCCGCCCCACGCCCGGCTATCAGCCCGGCCCGCCCTACGATGTCGTGGCAGGCGACGTCTACAGCGTCCTGCCATTCGGGAACACGGTCGTGACCCGCACTGTGACCGGCGCACAGCTGTACGCCGTGCTGGAGCACAGCGTCTCCTCCCTGCCGGCTGCCAACGGGCGCTTCCTGCAGGTCTCCGGCTTTTCGTTTACCTATGATGTCAGCAAGCCGGTGGGCTCCCGCATCGTGAGTGTCACCCTCGATAGCGGAGCGCCGATTCAGAAGGACGCCACGGTCTATACCCTGGCCGTGTCTGACTTCATCAACGCCGGTGGCGACGCCTACACCATGCTGGCCGACGGGCAGGGCACCACCCGTGAACCTGACGCGCAGGTTGTCCTGGAGTACATCCAGAAGGTGGGCACCATCACTCCGTCCACCGGCCAGCGCATCCGGGCCGTGGGCGGGAGCTGA
- a CDS encoding alpha/beta hydrolase family protein: MILPLRLLLVLAGLAGGAGAQASESPLSIERMRARTYPGSALTTRQALAPGPNYQRRVVSYQSDGLRINALLTVPTGTPPKGGWPALVFNHGYIPPEVYRTTERYVPYVDAFARAGFVVLKPDYRGHGTSQGQAVGAAYWTPDYTTDVLNAVSSLKTLPNVNRARVGMWGHSMGGHITLRAMVIDPQIKAGVIWAGVVAPYDMLINDLPRWGAGSPGDPREKLLATLGRPERNPKAYQAISPNAFLKDLKGRPLELHHAAADTHVPYSFSQALARGLKAAGQPHTLYTYQNDNHDLSRNLGAALARSVAFFRKNL; encoded by the coding sequence ATGATTCTTCCCCTGAGACTGTTGCTTGTTCTGGCTGGCCTTGCTGGTGGGGCCGGCGCCCAGGCCAGCGAATCGCCTCTCTCGATTGAACGCATGCGGGCCCGCACCTACCCAGGCAGCGCCCTGACCACCCGGCAGGCCCTGGCGCCCGGCCCGAACTATCAGCGGCGTGTCGTCTCATACCAGTCCGACGGACTGCGGATCAACGCGCTTCTGACGGTTCCCACAGGTACGCCACCCAAGGGTGGCTGGCCGGCGCTGGTGTTCAACCACGGGTACATTCCGCCTGAGGTCTACCGCACCACCGAGCGTTACGTCCCCTATGTCGATGCGTTCGCCAGGGCGGGATTCGTGGTGCTGAAGCCGGATTACCGTGGACACGGCACCTCCCAGGGCCAGGCCGTCGGCGCGGCGTACTGGACGCCGGACTACACCACCGACGTGCTGAATGCCGTTTCTTCACTGAAGACCCTTCCGAACGTCAACAGGGCGCGCGTGGGCATGTGGGGCCATTCGATGGGTGGACACATCACACTGCGGGCCATGGTGATCGACCCGCAGATCAAGGCCGGCGTGATCTGGGCGGGAGTTGTAGCGCCATACGACATGCTGATCAACGACCTGCCCAGGTGGGGCGCTGGCTCGCCTGGCGACCCGCGCGAGAAACTGCTTGCCACGCTTGGCCGACCGGAACGCAACCCGAAAGCGTACCAGGCCATCTCCCCGAACGCCTTTCTGAAGGATCTGAAGGGGCGTCCGCTGGAACTTCACCACGCGGCCGCAGACACGCACGTGCCGTACAGCTTCTCGCAGGCGCTGGCCAGGGGCCTCAAGGCCGCGGGGCAACCGCACACGCTCTACACCTACCAGAACGACAACCACGATCTCAGCCGGAACCTGGGCGCCGCCCTGGCACGTTCGGTGGCGTTCTTCCGCAAGAACCTCTGA
- a CDS encoding M23 family metallopeptidase encodes MTSNSPQHRSPFIPASRRQRLPGRACLLAALLSGVAGAYTVRPGDTLFGLARAHGTTVAELLRLNDLTGTTLEVGQTLRLPGESTSSSPVPAAAGATIAGLNVTAPATLKMGDAFVVRLSGPRAGQAVVRFPSETGEDVRQPAEVLTPIAVGNEFIVLGRVVLGKTTPVEYEVQIGQEIVRRSIPVGGLGQRIQRLKLPPSVTNKLKDPAHKAEDAAVEQTYTRRTAPVWSKPFQEAVKIRAQSSAFGQPRTYVVGGPVQFHYGTDYPAPAGTPVSAVNDGMVVMAGMYPVRGGLVVIDHGAGLSSMYFHQRRVVVQVGQKVVRGQKIGEVGSTGLSTGAHLHLEMRLRGEGTDPAAWINRLWPR; translated from the coding sequence ATGACCAGCAACTCACCCCAGCACCGATCACCTTTCATCCCCGCTTCCAGGCGTCAGCGTTTGCCCGGCCGCGCCTGTCTACTGGCGGCCCTGCTGTCGGGGGTGGCCGGCGCGTATACCGTCAGGCCGGGCGATACCCTCTTCGGCCTTGCCCGGGCCCACGGCACCACTGTGGCCGAGCTGCTGCGCCTCAATGACCTGACAGGCACGACCCTCGAAGTGGGGCAGACCCTGCGGCTGCCCGGGGAGAGCACCAGTAGTTCACCAGTCCCTGCGGCTGCCGGAGCCACGATTGCGGGCCTGAACGTGACCGCGCCGGCGACCCTGAAGATGGGCGACGCCTTCGTGGTGCGCCTCAGTGGTCCGCGCGCGGGGCAGGCCGTGGTCCGCTTTCCCAGCGAGACCGGCGAGGATGTGCGGCAGCCCGCTGAGGTGCTCACGCCGATCGCAGTGGGAAATGAGTTCATCGTACTGGGGCGGGTGGTCCTCGGAAAAACGACGCCAGTGGAGTATGAGGTCCAGATCGGCCAGGAGATTGTCCGGCGCAGCATTCCAGTCGGTGGGCTTGGCCAGCGGATTCAGCGGCTGAAGTTGCCCCCGAGCGTCACCAACAAGCTCAAGGACCCCGCCCACAAAGCCGAGGACGCCGCCGTGGAGCAGACGTACACAAGGCGCACCGCCCCCGTCTGGTCCAAGCCCTTTCAGGAGGCAGTGAAGATCCGTGCCCAGAGCAGCGCGTTCGGACAGCCCCGCACCTATGTGGTCGGTGGACCGGTGCAGTTTCACTACGGCACGGATTACCCTGCGCCGGCAGGAACGCCGGTGAGTGCAGTCAACGACGGAATGGTGGTCATGGCGGGGATGTACCCGGTCCGTGGAGGACTGGTGGTGATCGACCACGGCGCCGGGCTGTCGAGCATGTATTTTCATCAGCGCCGCGTGGTGGTTCAGGTCGGGCAGAAAGTCGTGCGTGGTCAGAAAATCGGTGAGGTGGGCAGCACCGGCCTGAGCACCGGGGCGCACCTTCATCTGGAGATGCGGCTCCGGGGAGAAGGAACCGATCCGGCGGCCTGGATCAATCGCCTCTGGCCAAGGTAG
- a CDS encoding metal-sensitive transcriptional regulator has product MPEDSRKRAARRLKIARGHLDSIVAMLEKDDAYCVDVLRQLKAVQGALSGAGEVVLRGHLEAHVATASTRGDSVEIVEELMEALKYT; this is encoded by the coding sequence ATGCCCGAGGATTCCCGCAAACGTGCCGCACGCCGCCTGAAGATCGCCCGGGGCCACCTTGACAGCATCGTGGCCATGCTGGAAAAGGACGACGCGTACTGCGTGGACGTCCTGCGGCAACTCAAGGCCGTGCAGGGCGCACTGAGTGGGGCTGGCGAGGTTGTACTTCGTGGCCACCTTGAAGCGCACGTCGCCACCGCCTCCACCCGGGGCGACAGTGTCGAGATTGTCGAAGAACTGATGGAAGCCCTCAAGTACACCTGA
- a CDS encoding CopZ family metallochaperone: MTTELIVSGMTCGHCETAVKNALKDVPGVEDVRVDLKGGTAAVEGNADAQALIAAVTEEGYGAQVRQ, from the coding sequence ATGACGACTGAACTGATCGTGAGCGGAATGACCTGCGGACACTGCGAAACCGCCGTAAAGAACGCCCTCAAGGACGTCCCCGGAGTCGAGGACGTTCGCGTCGACCTGAAAGGTGGCACCGCGGCCGTGGAAGGCAACGCCGATGCCCAGGCCCTGATCGCGGCCGTCACTGAAGAAGGATACGGCGCCCAGGTCCGTCAGTAA
- a CDS encoding heavy metal translocating P-type ATPase, with protein MTRTVELGVQGMTCASCVGRVERGLSKVEGVDQATVNLATERATVTYDPEQTSPQALMDKVKAIGYEPVTGTLELGVQGMTCANCVGRVERALKKVDGVLEATVNLATERASIRYLPASVSPGQLKAAVRASGYEILESEAGKDRTDQEREAREREVRELRRAVTFSAVFAIPLLLLAMVPMLYMPFHMWLTGYVDMGTLNWVMLALAAPVQFGPGLRFYRLGWKSLTHRSPDMNSLVMIGTSAAFFYSLVATVAPGLFPEGTAHVYYEASAVVITLILLGKYFEAIAKGRSSEAMKKLLSLQAKTARVVRQGQELEIPTDEVLIGDLLAVRPGEKIPVDGEVMGGNSFVDESMITGEPVPVNKQAGSGVVGGTINQNGAFTFKATRVGADTALAQIIKLVETAQGSKPPIQGLADKVVSVFVPVVLVIAALTFVLWMVFGGQTALSFALVNMVAVLIIACPCAMGLATPTSIMVGTGKAAELGVLFRNGAALEGLQGVKVVAVDKTGTLTKGRPELTDLVTTAGFDRTQVLSLVAAAEGQSEHPIALAIVDAAKREGLMIPVPEHFEAVPGFGLEARVAGHLVQVGADRYMTRLGLDTAAFTAQAHGLGDEGKSPLYAAIDGQLAAIIAVADPIKEGSLEAVSALHRQGLKVAMITGDNQRTAHAIARQLGIDEVLAEVLPSGKSDAVKALQAQGHKVAFVGDGINDAPALAQADVGLAIGTGTDVAVETADVILMSGDLRGVPNAYALSRATLRNIRLNLFWAFAYNIVLIPVAAGVLYPAFGWLLSPVLAAAAMGFSSVFVLTNALRLRGFRPPVRPGPVTAPALPSSPLHA; from the coding sequence ATGACCAGAACAGTGGAACTCGGCGTGCAGGGTATGACCTGCGCCAGCTGTGTGGGACGCGTCGAACGCGGACTGAGCAAGGTTGAAGGTGTGGACCAGGCGACCGTCAACTTGGCCACCGAACGCGCCACCGTCACCTATGATCCGGAGCAAACGAGCCCCCAGGCCCTGATGGACAAGGTCAAAGCCATCGGCTACGAGCCAGTGACCGGCACGCTAGAGCTCGGCGTGCAGGGCATGACCTGCGCCAACTGTGTTGGACGTGTCGAACGCGCGCTGAAAAAAGTCGACGGTGTGCTTGAGGCGACCGTCAACCTGGCCACCGAACGCGCCAGCATCCGGTACCTGCCCGCCAGTGTCAGTCCCGGGCAACTCAAGGCCGCCGTCAGGGCGTCCGGCTACGAGATCCTCGAAAGCGAGGCTGGAAAGGACCGTACCGATCAGGAACGCGAAGCGCGCGAGCGTGAAGTACGGGAGCTGCGGCGTGCCGTGACGTTCAGTGCCGTCTTTGCCATCCCCCTGCTGCTGCTCGCGATGGTCCCTATGCTGTATATGCCGTTTCACATGTGGCTGACGGGTTACGTGGACATGGGCACCCTCAACTGGGTCATGCTGGCGCTCGCCGCCCCCGTCCAGTTCGGCCCCGGACTGCGCTTCTACCGCCTGGGCTGGAAGAGCCTCACGCACCGCTCGCCGGACATGAACAGCCTGGTCATGATCGGTACCTCCGCGGCCTTCTTCTACAGTCTGGTTGCCACCGTCGCCCCGGGCCTGTTCCCGGAAGGCACCGCCCACGTGTACTACGAAGCCAGCGCTGTGGTCATCACGCTGATCCTGCTCGGCAAGTACTTCGAAGCCATCGCCAAAGGCCGCAGCAGCGAGGCCATGAAGAAGCTGCTCTCCCTGCAGGCCAAAACCGCTCGTGTGGTCCGGCAGGGGCAGGAACTGGAAATCCCCACCGACGAAGTCCTGATCGGTGACCTGCTCGCCGTGCGCCCGGGCGAAAAAATTCCGGTGGACGGTGAGGTGATGGGCGGAAACAGCTTCGTGGACGAGAGCATGATCACCGGCGAACCGGTGCCGGTCAACAAGCAGGCCGGCTCAGGCGTGGTGGGTGGCACCATCAACCAGAACGGGGCGTTCACGTTCAAAGCCACCAGGGTGGGTGCCGACACCGCCCTGGCCCAGATCATCAAACTGGTCGAGACGGCCCAGGGCAGCAAGCCGCCCATCCAGGGCCTGGCCGACAAGGTGGTCAGTGTCTTCGTGCCCGTCGTGCTGGTGATCGCGGCCCTGACCTTCGTCCTGTGGATGGTTTTCGGCGGGCAGACCGCCCTGAGCTTCGCGCTGGTGAACATGGTGGCGGTGCTGATCATCGCCTGCCCCTGCGCGATGGGTCTCGCGACCCCCACCAGCATCATGGTGGGTACCGGCAAGGCCGCCGAACTGGGGGTCCTTTTCCGCAACGGCGCAGCGCTTGAGGGCCTCCAAGGCGTGAAGGTGGTCGCCGTCGATAAAACAGGCACGCTGACCAAGGGGAGGCCTGAACTGACCGACCTGGTGACTACGGCCGGCTTTGACCGCACGCAGGTTCTTAGCCTCGTCGCGGCTGCCGAAGGGCAGAGTGAACACCCCATCGCGCTGGCCATCGTGGACGCCGCGAAGCGCGAAGGCCTGATGATCCCCGTCCCGGAGCACTTTGAAGCCGTCCCTGGCTTCGGACTGGAAGCGCGTGTCGCGGGTCACCTCGTGCAGGTGGGCGCCGACCGGTACATGACCCGTCTGGGCCTGGATACCGCTGCGTTCACCGCTCAGGCCCACGGGCTGGGAGACGAAGGCAAGTCTCCGCTGTATGCCGCGATAGACGGGCAGCTCGCGGCCATCATCGCCGTGGCCGACCCCATCAAGGAGGGCAGCCTGGAAGCGGTGAGCGCGCTGCACCGCCAGGGCCTGAAGGTCGCCATGATTACAGGGGACAACCAGCGAACTGCCCACGCCATTGCCCGGCAGCTGGGCATCGACGAGGTGCTTGCCGAAGTGCTGCCCAGCGGCAAGAGCGACGCGGTGAAGGCATTGCAGGCCCAGGGGCACAAGGTCGCCTTTGTGGGGGACGGTATCAACGACGCGCCCGCCCTGGCTCAGGCGGATGTTGGTCTGGCGATCGGCACCGGCACCGATGTGGCCGTGGAGACCGCCGATGTGATCCTGATGAGCGGTGACCTGCGCGGCGTGCCGAACGCCTATGCACTGTCCCGGGCCACGCTGCGCAACATCCGGCTGAACCTGTTCTGGGCCTTCGCGTACAACATCGTGCTCATTCCGGTCGCCGCCGGCGTGCTGTACCCGGCCTTCGGCTGGCTGCTCAGCCCCGTCCTGGCGGCGGCGGCGATGGGCTTTTCCAGCGTGTTCGTGCTGACCAATGCCCTGCGCCTGCGCGGCTTCCGGCCCCCTGTTCGTCCGGGACCGGTCACCGCACCAGCGCTCCCTTCTTCACCCCTCCACGCCTGA
- a CDS encoding WD40/YVTN/BNR-like repeat-containing protein, with amino-acid sequence MTTTGRDGAGPPSARAARQVASAGLALLVAGLLGGGVWWYVQKDQVVPAARLGGDFHALRHLPDGRLLYGQHAGVSISTDGGRTWSPADGSGDAMALATSAQGVVMAGHDVLKVSRDGANSWQDTGFGNLPGSDIHGFAVAPGLPDVWYANVAGRGLYRTRNTRDWEFVSPATAGAMALAVGPGSSPRLYALTMDAGLVVSDDGTTWQGAGGAPQASGAGLDVHPVSGNVYIAGPSGVARSEDRGATWTTLNLPEGALLVTADPREERNVYAVGESGLVYRSADGGKTWAN; translated from the coding sequence ATGACGACAACGGGCCGGGACGGGGCCGGACCACCTTCCGCCAGAGCAGCGCGACAAGTGGCCTCAGCGGGTCTCGCTCTGCTGGTGGCCGGCCTGCTCGGAGGCGGGGTGTGGTGGTACGTTCAGAAAGATCAGGTGGTCCCTGCCGCTCGCCTAGGCGGTGACTTCCATGCCTTACGTCATCTGCCGGACGGACGCCTCCTCTACGGCCAGCATGCAGGCGTGTCCATAAGCACGGATGGTGGACGCACCTGGAGTCCTGCCGACGGTTCCGGTGACGCCATGGCCCTCGCGACATCTGCACAGGGAGTGGTGATGGCCGGCCATGATGTTCTGAAAGTCAGCCGTGACGGCGCGAATAGCTGGCAGGACACCGGCTTCGGAAACCTGCCGGGCTCGGACATCCACGGTTTTGCCGTGGCGCCCGGTCTCCCAGACGTCTGGTATGCGAATGTCGCCGGTCGGGGCCTGTACCGTACCCGGAACACCCGGGACTGGGAATTCGTCTCCCCAGCGACTGCAGGGGCGATGGCGCTCGCCGTAGGGCCCGGTTCATCTCCGCGCCTGTATGCCCTTACCATGGACGCCGGACTGGTCGTCTCGGACGACGGCACGACGTGGCAGGGCGCTGGAGGGGCGCCGCAAGCCTCCGGTGCTGGCCTGGACGTTCATCCGGTCAGTGGGAACGTGTATATCGCCGGCCCGTCCGGTGTGGCGCGCTCGGAGGACAGGGGAGCGACATGGACAACTCTGAACCTGCCGGAGGGCGCCCTGCTCGTCACGGCGGACCCCCGGGAGGAAAGGAACGTATACGCCGTGGGAGAAAGTGGACTGGTGTACCGCTCGGCCGATGGAGGGAAGACTTGGGCCAACTGA
- a CDS encoding urease accessory protein UreH domain-containing protein, which produces MGQLRPWAWMAASAAILTALVFAWPSLAPALKGVALDLYRWSGSLNAAVSGPVNALRGQTGTSLLTPFLLGLLAITAPCQLSTGAATLAYVARDGTAAGAWPRSVAFVLARLLVYLLLGAVAVAAFGGTMQAPGTFFTGVRRVLGPLMLLVGLVMVGVLRPRFSVGSRFAGWLESHARARHGTAGAFALGLAFSFAFCPTLFLLYFGLTLPMALTAPLGLLYPVAFVLGMMLPLLVVVAFLSTRGAGQPRGLLGGLRRFHRLATPLAGSVLVLAGVYDTFLYWLL; this is translated from the coding sequence TTGGGCCAACTGAGACCATGGGCGTGGATGGCGGCGTCGGCCGCGATCCTGACGGCGCTAGTGTTTGCCTGGCCGTCTCTGGCTCCGGCGCTGAAGGGCGTGGCACTGGACCTGTACCGCTGGAGCGGCTCCCTGAACGCTGCCGTGTCTGGTCCGGTCAATGCCTTACGCGGCCAGACAGGGACGTCTCTTCTTACGCCGTTCCTTCTGGGCCTGCTGGCCATCACCGCTCCGTGTCAGCTGTCTACAGGTGCCGCTACCCTCGCCTATGTCGCGCGGGACGGAACTGCTGCAGGCGCATGGCCACGCAGCGTGGCGTTCGTCCTGGCGCGCCTGCTGGTCTACCTGCTCCTCGGTGCGGTGGCAGTGGCCGCCTTTGGTGGCACCATGCAGGCTCCGGGGACATTTTTTACGGGAGTCCGGCGGGTGCTCGGCCCGCTGATGCTCCTGGTCGGACTGGTCATGGTGGGAGTCCTTCGCCCTCGATTCTCGGTGGGCTCCCGCTTTGCCGGGTGGCTGGAGTCTCATGCCCGCGCGCGACATGGGACGGCAGGTGCGTTCGCGCTCGGCCTGGCATTCAGTTTTGCGTTCTGCCCCACCTTGTTCCTGCTGTATTTCGGCCTGACCCTGCCCATGGCGCTCACCGCACCCCTTGGCCTGCTGTACCCGGTGGCGTTCGTGCTGGGGATGATGCTTCCGCTGCTCGTCGTGGTTGCGTTTCTGTCCACCCGTGGTGCGGGGCAACCACGCGGGTTGCTGGGCGGCCTGAGGCGTTTCCACCGCCTCGCCACGCCGTTGGCCGGCTCAGTATTGGTGCTGGCTGGCGTGTACGACACTTTCCTTTACTGGTTGCTCTGA
- a CDS encoding PKD domain-containing protein produces the protein MSFPRSFRALSLALMLAASASATTSPELLISPTGEVTLAGRPVQLRTPPQVVGDALLLPLRETAALLGRSVQVNGSLIQAGRLVVQTSNRSMTIDGVPYAGALVVTPSGDPLVEARLLAYALDGQLVARPGGGLAVIAVPKDQAPVASPPAPARSPLSSPGPAASAPGRVMAGLPEARFATNKPVYAPGERITYTDFSFDPDGLNLARKWDGLQEAFFTPGEHRVSLTVTNSKGQASAPFTRLIKVQGAPVNTPLSYALRHTPVGSTFQDTRNPAYPALTPVTQSLPSFPLLFSDSPETPSQSGVLYQDRASGRVRVVAYHINRLPRPARLYVLARPRSDAVSVEVLRAGSAGGTRTESVLGQVSVLDFLTGSGSPRQQLSTSGVTALYTSPPLSSGQGATALMDLQIGGEADISVIMLEEGRPLTEETLRALPVLPPDAQHQRGTFPGAVRSLTVRLGASPARLTLGDSVSDTALIGVDATTGAAQRLSGNYGVQYDITVENTVPGNSTVATFVPRGGAYRGGLSVEDGQDRQIIRIPGSGVLTNGDHPMVLWKTSSRSFRLSFVPPGGSFLPVSLVFYPQPGEPGR, from the coding sequence GTGTCGTTTCCCCGTTCTTTTCGTGCCCTGAGTCTTGCGCTTATGCTTGCGGCCTCCGCCTCAGCCACCACCAGCCCGGAGTTGCTGATCTCCCCCACTGGTGAAGTGACCCTGGCGGGCCGACCTGTACAGTTGCGCACTCCACCGCAGGTGGTCGGGGACGCCCTGCTGCTTCCGCTGCGTGAAACGGCGGCCCTGCTTGGCCGGAGCGTGCAGGTCAATGGAAGCCTGATCCAGGCAGGACGTCTGGTGGTCCAGACCAGCAACCGCAGTATGACCATCGATGGGGTGCCGTACGCAGGCGCCCTGGTGGTCACGCCCAGCGGAGATCCGCTGGTGGAGGCGCGTCTACTGGCCTATGCACTGGACGGTCAGCTGGTCGCCAGACCCGGGGGCGGCCTCGCCGTAATCGCTGTCCCCAAAGATCAGGCCCCGGTGGCCAGTCCACCAGCACCGGCCAGGTCACCCCTCAGTTCGCCGGGTCCGGCCGCTTCGGCACCCGGGCGTGTAATGGCCGGTTTACCAGAAGCCCGCTTTGCCACCAACAAGCCCGTGTATGCCCCTGGGGAACGCATCACCTACACCGATTTTTCGTTCGACCCGGACGGGCTGAATCTGGCCCGGAAATGGGACGGTCTGCAGGAGGCCTTCTTTACCCCCGGTGAACACCGTGTCTCGCTGACGGTGACCAACAGCAAGGGTCAGGCCAGTGCGCCGTTCACCCGGCTGATCAAGGTGCAGGGTGCGCCCGTAAACACTCCACTTTCATACGCGCTCCGGCATACACCTGTCGGCTCGACGTTTCAGGACACCCGCAACCCCGCCTATCCGGCCTTGACGCCGGTCACGCAGTCCCTGCCCTCGTTTCCTCTGCTGTTCAGCGACTCTCCGGAAACACCCAGTCAGAGTGGCGTCCTGTATCAGGACCGCGCGTCGGGCCGGGTGCGCGTCGTGGCTTACCACATCAACCGCCTTCCCAGGCCGGCCCGACTGTATGTGCTCGCGCGACCCCGCAGCGACGCAGTCTCCGTGGAGGTGCTGCGGGCGGGCAGTGCCGGCGGCACCCGGACGGAGAGTGTGCTAGGCCAGGTGAGCGTGCTGGATTTTCTGACGGGCTCCGGGAGCCCACGCCAGCAGCTCAGCACTTCGGGGGTCACGGCGCTCTATACCAGTCCACCGCTCAGCTCGGGACAGGGGGCCACGGCCCTGATGGACCTGCAGATCGGCGGTGAAGCCGACATCAGCGTGATCATGCTGGAGGAAGGACGGCCGCTGACCGAGGAGACGCTCAGGGCCCTGCCGGTCCTCCCGCCGGACGCTCAGCACCAGCGGGGTACGTTTCCCGGGGCGGTACGCAGCCTCACGGTGAGGCTGGGAGCCTCTCCTGCTCGGCTGACTCTCGGGGACAGCGTGAGCGACACGGCGCTGATCGGCGTGGATGCGACCACCGGCGCAGCGCAGCGCCTGAGTGGTAATTATGGTGTTCAGTACGACATCACGGTCGAGAACACCGTGCCCGGCAACAGCACGGTTGCGACCTTCGTCCCTCGTGGCGGTGCCTACCGGGGTGGCCTGAGCGTGGAAGACGGGCAGGACCGGCAGATCATCCGGATTCCAGGCTCGGGTGTCCTGACCAATGGCGACCATCCCATGGTGCTGTGGAAAACGTCTTCGAGGTCCTTCCGGCTCTCCTTCGTTCCACCGGGAGGCTCGTTCCTGCCGGTCTCCCTGGTGTTTTACCCTCAGCCCGGCGAACCCGGACGCTGA